The sequence TCCGATATTTGTGCTGTGGCAAAAGGTATATTAATGCTTAAAGGCACGCGCACATGCGCGAACTCGACAGCACTACGCAAATCCAACGCCAGCATATCAGTAGGCGTATGATGTAGAAGATGTGTAAAATCATTTGCGCTTATACGCGGGCACATCTCAGCTTGCAAATGCATCAAAGTTACATCGGGTGTAATAtcctgaaaattattatttttttattaaattacaataCTTCAGATGTGCGACATACAAATTCAGAAAGAGGTGCTTCACGTAACACGTGGAAACGATGGGAAACACTTTTAGGTGTGCACTCATACATTTTTTGCGACTCTAAAACGCAAGTTTCCATTACGATGTCTGGCAAATCGGAGAAAAGTAAAATGCACTCGTTGAATCCAGAGTTGAGAAGGGTAGTCTTTAACTGCTTCAGTATAGCGATACCGATAAACAGAGGATAGGAACTATCACCTAGCATAAGCTTGTCCCAGAGATGCATTATTTTGTGTAGCGGGAAAACGTCTgtagcaaatcaaaatattttaaaagagataataattttataagtgCAAGTATAAACTTACGCGAAAACATTGTGAGAAACCAAGGAATCGCAAAGAGTTCTGGTATAAAATTTATGATTGATAAATGCTTGGCCAAAATAGGTTCATGGAATGCGGTGAGTTGTGAGAATTTACTGAGATACTCTTTAATAATCGCTGAATTATCTTTGAGGAAAAACcattgcaaatattttggtATGAATTTGTAAAGGCTGAGAAATGCTAactctaaatattttataaaaagtaatatcgtAAATTAGTGCATCTAATCTATAGATTGAAATTTCGTCTGCTATTCACCCTCATTATTGAAGTTAAGATATAAAAACGGCGCCGTCAGCGAATCTAATCCTTGCCAATAGACGTATTGTGGATGAGCAGTTACCCAGGCTTTTAAAAGTCGTTTTAACTTGCAATGACCCTCTGGTGAAGACAATAGTTCGTCATATTGATGACAGCGCGGTATATCTACTTCGAtctgaaaataaaagaatttgtaAGTGTATAATTTCGTGTATGATTGTACAAATTGTCGCACTCACTTGACGATCTGTGGAGGTGGGTGTGAACTTATCGATTTTCTCATAACTGCCATTTGGTATTACCCCAAGCAGGCATGCCCAAATAGGGCCGCGTAAATGTGGTGGTATATCTGCCGCAGCTTCTTTACATATCATTTCCCTCGTGTAAGGATAGCCCTAAAACAAACGTATTTAGTTTTGAGAATTTGGTAATTTGGAAGTACACCAAATGCTTATCACCTTTAACAACCGTGAAAAGAGCCGTACACGATAAAATTGATACTCGATATCTTTTTCGCGTATTACCAAAGGTAATTGCTCCATACCAGCACCAAAGTTGTGTGGGAATTTCGGCGAATGTATCAATGGAAAATAAGCCATTGCCGGTAGGTTGCAAAGCTTTTCAAAGAGATTGTTCAATTTGAGTGGCACTACACGATCATCCATAAGATACGATTGACTACGTTTCGGTCCGACGATTGTGCCATTCAGGCAAACCAATTGCGGTATCGCCAGTATTGGCGCCTCGCTACGAATTAAACCTTCTTTTTTAAGTTCGGCTTGCACATCACCGCCAGCTAATTGCCACCAATAATATATCTGTTCCAGCGGACAACGCAACAACAGAACGGATGATTGTGGAGGTACGGTATATGTGTaggctttgatattttttgcaaaaaactcatGCGATAAAAGAGTACTCGGCAGTGGGCGTTGTGAAGGTAACACACATAAACAATTTTCCACCAAGGAACGTAAGTCTTCATTTATGTTCTCATATAGTTCCAGGCAATTATGTTCGCGAGCAATTTTCTCAAACACATTACTTGTTTGACAGAATGAAAGTATTTTTCGCGTTatattcgatattttcaaattagaccaaaacgtggtgtGCAACAAAAGTTCAGCCAATATCATTCCCAAAGACCATATATcgctttttatattatttttcgcgCCGAGCAGGCGCTCTGGCGGCATATAACGTATATTGCTGCCAACGATAAAATAGTGCAgtgcataataaaataaattactttaaatACAACTTACCCAATAGGGAAGGGTACATAGTCGCCGCCCTTAGTCATATGGTAAAGCCCATAATTGAACAGCTTGACATTATCGCACTCAtctataagtatattttttggtTCCAAATTGTGTATGACTAAATTGTGTTCTGAAAGCTCATTCAGAGCACAAACAATTTGATAGAATATTCGTGCTACCAGCGAATCCGGTAATTCTACTCGCGATCTTTCTTGCAAGGTATTGCCGAAGTACTCAGATACTACAATTGTGCGCTCTAAATGAAAAGtagtatttaatataatttaagggATAAGGGGCGTATTTACCATGCTACATACCATGTTTACCACGCACAAAGTCCAAGTATTGGCACAGATGCGGATTTCTCAATTCCTTAAGCCGTTGCGCTAGTCCCaaaatcgcaatggaatttgGTGTTAGTGGTAAGCCATTGCTGCCACATACATCACCTGGGTGGGTTCTCGCAAAGAATGTAACTGCGGCCAAGCGCGATTCTGGTTTGCTCAAGGAGAGACTCATCCTTCGTTCCCTATTCCAGCTTTGCACTCAATTTCCGGAACGACAAATTTACAAGTTATCCTGCTACTACACTGATTTCATCTTGCTTTACAATTGTACGGAATCAGCCGGTAAATTAGTAAATTCAAGCAagaaaagtatacaaaaatgtagtaaaaccTGACATTTGTTTATGCGGTCAGCTGGTTACCAACTTAAGAGGGAAAGCGAGTTCATACAAAGTGCcctccaaggcgaatctattaaaggtggtgttggtaaatcagctgatttgttttgtttttttattcgccatgtccatgtggctgtcagtccGGAATGAATATACTTACAATACTtagctttgacaatcaaacgtacagaacttTGTTGTTCTCCtaatgccaccacctttaatgaatgcgccttggtggCTTTGGTATGTATTTTGTTATTGCAGTTTGGTATTATaaatatcaaattatcaattaGATTGAACACAAACAAATAAGGAATTAACAAAGAAGCAGGGcactttgacattcaaaataccaaatcacaagaaaaaacaaacaaatcagcTGCTTTATTTAAACctgctttatttaaataaaatgaattcgcCTTACTAACAGGGTTCTGGTCAATGCTTAAGTTTAGTAGTTTTTAACCAAAGTTAGCCATTTACTTtccttataatacgttcacatataagtagattatctactttttcgtgcttaactcacAATCCGTAATTTAAAGCGTGATTGCACATACAAAAATTCTCCCCCGAAATCTGAGATAATAAAATACTGCTAGATTATTACCAcgcttttttaaatataaccctgtgttatcaataattttttttacgaatgCAAAGAGAAGCGTCAATGTAAAACTAACTAAAAtggctgccataattttttgaaacctcggtATACGTTTTTTCTTCAACTGTTTATTACTAGCAGTCAGTTGCagtgaataataattaaacaaaccaaaatcttccaccaaagcaatttctatggagaaaatgctttttttttttgtttttagtgggtgaggtagggttcaaatggccttcgcacttacagcgaccgtcgacTACTGCGTCGTGTAGTGTGTCCACTAAAACGattcctcctctccttctggcgAGGCACCTttaaagaaaaacctttcaagcAGTCTTCACAGCTGATtgccaattttgcaggtaatctgccatatgtgaacgggtagattaattttgtggatttgttGCTAATTAATGCATCTGTGATGGTActtttactttcttttcttAGTTATTTGGTTACTGTTGTTCTAAAATGGATTCTTTTTggtgaaatttcataaaaatacctAGTAGATATTTTTTGACTACAACATGAAATTGAACATTTTCATTCTCCATTTTGGCAACATTTTTGTAACGTAACTGTATTGGCAGCATTCCATATTTTGCATCCAATGGTTGCAATAATTAATGACAATTGCCATTGAATTTGCGAGAATTAACGACCCTGCATGGATAGGTGCAGAGCGAAAACTTTCGCatcttacaaatattaaaactaaattttgaaataaattggaGATGAAAACTCTTCacctcataattttttcaaaggaactgtttaaaaattaaattaaaggatGAAGTAGTGACTCCTGGAGAGTGGTTATAATTTTGAACCAGACACTTTATTCAATTCTGTTAAGAGTTTCCCCCGCTGTCGAGCTGGGTGTGGTgacatcgttgttgttgttgtagcattataaacattccccatacataaacggggaatgctgctgaagtgacagtcctttggccggatataaatccgggtcgttccggttaagAAGAACTGACTGTCGTGGGACCGTCTGGCGACATCGTTTTCGcagttaatttcattttcacattcacactattcgtagcccaTGAATCTTCCCACTACTAAACTTTTTCTGGACTTAGTCTATAGCTCAACCCAATCAAATTGTTGGCCAACTAACtctgaattttgttttggttgtaGTGCAACCACCTTGTATTAATTCGTCTTTTTATGATTCTTATGCAGTGGCAAGGCTTCCGTCTACTCGTTGCAAAAGTTCTCGTTGTCTTGTATTCGACCGAGATGTCTTCTACGAAAAAGTTTCCCACTTCCTTCTTTCTGTGCTTGGATCTCATCGTGTTCACTTGTTCGCGTGTGAATTCTGTATTCCGTAGGCTGTAGAAAATCGGAAAGAAATggtaattatattatttcgtaaaaattcataaaatttcgtagataatttttaattgatgATACCAGATGACGAGACTGAGTCTAGTCTTTATCGCATTCtcctttgtatttttcattggaGTTTGTAACATTAAAGTACACGACATAAGATTAATCGGCAACGCTGAATAAAAATGTAGAATATCTTTATTGTGGTGTAATGAGTTTGTTACTTTAATTTCTTGTTTATTCATTTTAGGAAAATGGTAAAAAGTTTAATCCAGTCACAAGTGTTATGGAAGTCTCATGAAAGTAACGGGGAAATATTGGATTGATACAGATTCCTCTGAAGAGCCCATAAAGATGGCGGTTTGAAATGGTACGTTTAATAAATGGatgattataattttatatagtcCTGGAAATATATGATGATTAAAGTATCACAGACCTGTTctgataaatttttgaaagacaGTTGATCTGCTGACAGTTATTAACCAGTCCAGCAATATAGTAGCGGAATAAAACGATATCTAATATGTTACTCATTCTTACAGGCTGTTTCACGGATTTCCTAGGAAGATAGTCCATGACGCACCaattggaaaagaaaataaggttagtatttttccattttaaaacatttcatttacaATTTCCATATGATGAAATTCTGCTTCTGAAGTACCTTGTGGATTATATAACAACTCAAGCTCAACAGGCCTGAATGCATTATGttcataaattaatatttttgcattttcgaaATCTAATTGATGGTTATTTTGTAGGGAATTCTTTTGACGAATGCAGAATTACGTGCATGGAACATTGAAGCTGCCGAGGAAAGGTAATTATATTATaatgaatacaaataatttagtattttaatgcAATTGATGATAAAACATGGCATTTCCTTTTGCGGTTTCCACCGGAAGTTTCTAATGACGGTTAGGACGTCTGATGCTtaacataaaatgttttacatttatttgaaaCTCGGCaatcattaaatatattttttttattacaggtAATTTCTTCATGTGTACAGTATTCGGAAAATGTATTCGTCCTGCTATTGAAGGTGTGTAAAATTTCCAGTTATTTGATTCTGGTTTTTGTATGATGATAAAACATGGCATTTCCTTTTGCGGTTTCCACCAGAAGTTCCCTAATGATGGCTAGGATGTCTGATTCAtacaccaaaatttttttctattcacgTTTtgattatgtattaaaaaattgcttatttttatttttaggtcCTTGGAGCATACAAGGAAgttcgtttaaataaaaaaattaaaatcgtaaactatggtgttttattttcctaTCAGAATTTTTGTTCAACCTTAGGCAATTCGATATGTGGTGTTCCAAATACTTGGCTCGTATATTTTACGATCTAATTTTAAACGTCATATATTAcgacgaccgccgtagccgtagAGTTTTGTGTGTGACTACCTTtagggagtgcgtaggttcgaatctatcGCCACTCGATAGACAATGCCAAATCTCCAGCCGTGAATATTTACCATGCGGAGTCGGCttagaactgtaggtccctccatttgtgaaacaacatcaagatgctcGCCAAAAATAAAggggagttcggccaaacaccgaacAGAAGTGtccgcaccaattatttattcatttgaaCCATATCACTTTGACCATCAAGTTAGACTTGCAATAACtaagaatttggaaaatttctgaacttcttcaaatatagtaatttaaagaaaaatgccatgctttgaattttaagaaaaacattttttttaaatcattgtaAAAGTGAGTAATAAAATTTACTGCGTATTCTTACAACGTTACTTGCAAGGGTTTTATCTTTCTTGGTTAATGTATGCATCGGTTCATAAACACATCTTCCCAGCTTCCCTTAACTCCACCTCTGGTTGCCTgttacttcagcagcatttcccatatatgtatagcgattgtttatgctgctacaataacaagtATCGATCTGTTTCTAAAAGGAGACTAACTTATCTGTGAGGACTTCAAAGAAATGTGTTCGTGCGACTTTGTTGGAATTTATTATTTGCACATTAACATCTCTTATGGCTTCAGATTCGCTTTCGAAAAATAGTCAGTCAATGAAATAATAtaagttgtttttgaaaattggagaATGAAGTTGCTAATAATGCATGTGCCCATTGCGTATTTGAAAAATAGGGGTCATCTTAATCATCCTTTTTCTATATAGACCCATTTTACTGTCTACttgttcattattttcttcgtcAGAGTGTTTTACCGGTTAACTATTTACCAATTTATTGATATAGTAAAATGTCAATCGACCTATAATTATTTTCCTTACCATAATATTGAAACTTCAAGTTATTTTACCAATAACCAACCCtatctaaattaaataaaaaacccatGATTTAAAGTGTTCTCgtcatttatttgttatttcgaGATTTAAGCCTCGACTTGGTGACGTGCAGCAGCGCTGGTTGGCTTCTCAGCCAAAAAGTCTGCGAATTCTTGGTATGGAGTAGCACCCAAAGGCATTTCCTTCCACAAATCAGGAGTCAAATAGGCATAGGTCTTAGCAATCGCAGCATAAGTGGCTTTGGCGAAATTACCCAAAGTACCAGTTGAACCACGAGCGGAGGTGTAACAATCCTCAATACCAGCCATGGTCAGCAACTTCTTGGGGACAGGGGCCGATACAATACCAGTACCACGTGGAGCAGGAATCAAGCGCACTGATACAGAACCACACTTGCCAGTGACTTTACATGGTACAGTATGAGGTTTACCAATTTTGTTACCCCAGTAGCCTCGACGAACCGGTACGACTGACAATTTAGCCAGAATGATGGCACCACGAATAGCTGTAGCTACTTCCTTACTGCACTTGACACCAAGACCAATATGACCATTGTTGTCACCAATGGCAACAAAAGCCTTGAAACGGGTACGTTGACCAGCACGAGTCTGCTTCTGGACAGGCATAATTTTCAATACCTCATCACGGAGTGCAGGGCCCACAAAGAAATCGATGATTTCAAACTCTTTAATGGGCAACGAGTAAAGGTAGATTTCCTCCAATGAATGAATTTTTCCATCACGCACCAAGCGACCCAATTTGGTTACTGGAACCCATTCCTTTGAATCTTCTTTGCCTCCACGGCCACGTCCACGTCCACGGCCGCGACCACGACCACGACCTCCACGGCCACCACGAGAACCAAATCCTCCACGGAAACCACCACGGGCTGGAGCTGCGTCCGCCATTCTgaaatgaaatacacttattaATATGGAaacatttgaggttatgtacaTTAATGCTAATAAATTGGATCAGACACCTTTAAGCCATCATTAAGTTATTACGCCTAAGCTCAATAACTTTACGGTGGAAACCGCAAAAGGAAGATAAATAGTATCAtcataaagttttatttaaaaaaactaaactgTGTACTCAACACAATCGAACACGTGGATGTCAAAATAATCAAATCGAAAAAACATTTACACCCACAATTCGAAAATAagaattttatgtataaaacGAGAAAACAccgaattttacaaatattaattaatttgttttcaatatctGTTAAAtcacatattttataaaaaattgttgcttaCCTGTAGTAAATCAAGTAATATCGGTGAAGGGAAAAAACCGAATGAACGAGTCGATGGCGCTCGCTTTTTGAGAAGCCATTTTGGTTGTAAGCGGCGAGTCGCTACAACTCGTTGGTTACCAGCGATTTGCTATTAGGTTGTGTTTCGAAAGCGGTTTAGATTTTCGGGCAAAACACAAAGGTGTATTTCGGTCGTTTTACAAACCACTCAAATAATATGCTCTTTGGGTTATTCAGCTCCGGATCATAGATATGGTTGTTGACAGCAGCTTTTGAGTGCTTATGTATTCTtccaaggcgcatttattaaaggtggtagcactagaccaacaacaacattatgtacatttcgtccccttagtataacaatagcctatatactcataggctattattttttttattgaatttttggattctccatcgtcgattttatatgtggtcaaaatttggtcaaattctagttccacaaagtgggtcaaaacgtcagtcaaaaataataaatatttacagacataacgagatttgagtgagagctactttcgacaaaaagtttgaaattcattttctcaaaacatcaaaaaatttataggctattttaataccaaGGGGACGATTTGTttgtcacggcaaagtattggaaaagtagaaaacacaaaattaattcgccttgctttattctgtgctgacatcCACATGGatacagcgaaagaaaaaaaaaaaaaacaaacaacaccaacaccacctttaatagattcgccttgcattcTTCCCAACATTTGCTGTTTGGAACAAGATAGCATTAACGATGGACTTGTTTGTAAATTGTACACATTTTGAATAGaacaatatttcaaataaaaatcagcATAATATAAGTTGTCTTCGATTCGCTACTTCTCTGCTCtcttaaaactggtataactctgTATTCTCAAATGCGATAACTCTCTTTTCTAATAATAGGAACGTTGCATTACTAATACTCATGAAGTGCCTACAAATAAATATCAGCTTTGGTAGCTGACAGCGGGGAACGTATGTTCATTTATGCCGTtgtttcatctattcgccaatCGCTAACGTATAGCGattctgtaaaaaaattggcCTCTACACATTTAAAATGTTCAAGTTATATCgcaaattaatttcaaactaTTGTAAAGTGATAAATGCATACGAATTTTGCTTTAGAAGTATTTATTGCCTTGCAAATGTTCTCAAATTATCCACAATCTCAAATGGATGCAGACCAGCTGTATTTGAATTTGTAGGTTCTTGTATATTGAATGCTGGCTCAGCTATCGCTCAAGATTGACGGCCCTCAGACAACTACCAATGCAAGTATACACTATCTCAATTATTAgtatgtatacaattttgaaTCAAAAGATTCATAAAATACTTGAACCATTATTAATAGATTAGAACTCTTTCCAAACAGCATTGAGCATAATTGTTCCAATCtgccaaattaaaataattgataaGCTTACATCAAGGCGAATCCACATAAGCGAGACTTGTTTTCTTGCATTTACTGGTTAGTCTGCTTTTTTGTCAAGAATGctagaataaaatattgtgcttTCCGAATGCGCTGTGTTGTAAAGcccatacataaacatataaaaGAAAGGGGACAATtcgttttcattaatttgtttagtttaaatatcacaaatcacaatattactaagccattcactgaattttcacaaacatcaattttctctttttgttttgttaatttttttgtattggaaagggAGCTGACGCCAGATTTGTCAAAACGCCATAAATTAAAGTAATGTGTGTATCTTCATATTCCTTCGTACCATTGAAGAGAGAACGACTAAATCGGCCGATAAAGTATGGAGTGTGCAGgcactataaatattttcatgtcTTGCACCATAGTTACCAAAGTC comes from Anastrepha ludens isolate Willacy chromosome 3, idAnaLude1.1, whole genome shotgun sequence and encodes:
- the LOC128858019 gene encoding TBC domain-containing protein kinase-like protein; translation: MSLSLSKPESRLAAVTFFARTHPGDVCGSNGLPLTPNSIAILGLAQRLKELRNPHLCQYLDFVRGKHERTIVVSEYFGNTLQERSRVELPDSLVARIFYQIVCALNELSEHNLVIHNLEPKNILIDECDNVKLFNYGLYHMTKGGDYVPFPIGNIRYMPPERLLGAKNNIKSDIWSLGMILAELLLHTTFWSNLKISNITRKILSFCQTSNVFEKIAREHNCLELYENINEDLRSLVENCLCVLPSQRPLPSTLLSHEFFAKNIKAYTYTVPPQSSVLLLRCPLEQIYYWWQLAGGDVQAELKKEGLIRSEAPILAIPQLVCLNGTIVGPKRSQSYLMDDRVVPLKLNNLFEKLCNLPAMAYFPLIHSPKFPHNFGAGMEQLPLVIREKDIEYQFYRVRLFSRLLKGYPYTREMICKEAAADIPPHLRGPIWACLLGVIPNGSYEKIDKFTPTSTDRQIEVDIPRCHQYDELLSSPEGHCKLKRLLKAWVTAHPQYVYWQGLDSLTAPFLYLNFNNEELAFLSLYKFIPKYLQWFFLKDNSAIIKEYLSKFSQLTAFHEPILAKHLSIINFIPELFAIPWFLTMFSHVFPLHKIMHLWDKLMLGDSSYPLFIGIAILKQLKTTLLNSGFNECILLFSDLPDIVMETCVLESQKMYECTPKSVSHRFHVLREAPLSEFDITPDVTLMHLQAEMCPRISANDFTHLLHHTPTDMLALDLRSAVEFAHVRVPLSINIPFATAQISEPRLEALGVPQLEEMLSGRTVICISNTHEHAVQFSKFLVECGVLHVCILHKGFNILHTIEPNILISN
- the LOC128858020 gene encoding 40S ribosomal protein S2 yields the protein MADAAPARGGFRGGFGSRGGRGGRGRGRGRGRGRGRGGKEDSKEWVPVTKLGRLVRDGKIHSLEEIYLYSLPIKEFEIIDFFVGPALRDEVLKIMPVQKQTRAGQRTRFKAFVAIGDNNGHIGLGVKCSKEVATAIRGAIILAKLSVVPVRRGYWGNKIGKPHTVPCKVTGKCGSVSVRLIPAPRGTGIVSAPVPKKLLTMAGIEDCYTSARGSTGTLGNFAKATYAAIAKTYAYLTPDLWKEMPLGATPYQEFADFLAEKPTSAAARHQVEA